CGTCGCCCCGTCGGTCACGACTTCCAGCAAGCCGCGCGCCGAACCCAGCAACCGCTTCAACCGCACCAGCGCCGCGCCCAGCCCGTCCCAGCTGAACTCCAGCTCGCTGCGGTAATGCGCCTGCAAACACAGCATCCGGTACGCCAGAGGGTGGTAGCCTTTATCGATCAGCAGTTGCAGGCGAAGGAACTCGCCCGAAGACTTGCTCATCTTGCCACTACGCTCGACAAGGAAGTTGTTGTGCATCCAGATGTTCGCGCCCGAATTTGCCGCGTCTGACAACGCACCACATTCGCAGAACGCCTGATTCTGCGCGATCTCGTTCGGGTGGTGAATTTCGCGGTGGTCGATACCGCCGGTGTGGATATCGAACGGAAAGCCCAGCACCTTGCCGCTCATCACCGAGCATTCCAGATGCCAGCCCGGCGCCCCGCGGCCCCACGGACTGTCCCACTCCATCTGGCGCTTTTCGCCAGCGGGCGTCTTGCGCCAGATCGCGAAGTCGGCGGCATTGCGCTTGCCGTCCACCGCCTCGATCCGACCTTCTCCTTCCTCCGTAACGGCACGGGCCAGCCGCCCGTAATCCGCGACGGTCGAAACATCGAAATAGAGCCCGCTCTCCAGCTCGTAGCAATGCTTCGGCGCGATCTGGTTCGCGAAGTCCAGCATCTCTTCAATGAAGTCCGTCGCGATGGTCCACTGCGCGGGCTGGCGGATGTTCAGCGCCTTTACGTCGGCCCAATAGGCCTCTGTATAGTGGCGCGCGATATCCCAGATGGTGACCTGTTCGCCACTTTGGGCCTTTTGCGCCGCCATCTTCTCCATCTTGTCCTCGCCCGCGTCGGCGTCGTCGGTCAGGTGGCCGACATCGGTGATGTTGATAACATGGGTCAGGTCATACCCCTCCCACGACAACACCCGCCCCAACGTATCGGCAAAGACATAGGCCCGCATATTGCCGATGTGCGGATAGTTATAGACCGTCGGCCCGCACGAATAGACCCGCGCCTCGCCCGGATGCACCGGCACGAACGGCTCCGCGCTTCGGGTCAGCGAGTTGAACAGCGTCAGCGGATTTTCGGGCGCGTCGGTCATGGCGCGCCCTTGCCCCGTTGCTGCCGCTTCGGTCAAGCGGGTCCTATTCGCCGTCCTCTTCCTCACACTCGTCCTGCCGCACGTCCACCGGGCATTGCTTGCCGTCCAGCGCGCCGTTTTCCCACAGGTCGTCGTTGCCCGTTCCGGTCACCGGTTCGTCGACCAGCGGCTGGAAGCCCTCCGGTTCGACGGTATCGATTGTGATGATCCGCGTTTCGATGGTGGAACGCGGCTCGCCATCCAGAACCGAATGCGGCGGATCTTCACCGATCAGGGTCTTGATCAGCTCGTTGGGGATGGTCACCCCGCACTGCGACCCGAACCCGATGAAGCACCCGTTGACCGAGGAATAGGGCGCCGCCGACATCGGGAGGCCGATGGCGAAAGCGGTATCCAGCCCGGTCTGTCCGTTCACGATACCGTTGATCGCGATCCGGGGCAGCGAACCGCCCGAATTGATCACCGTCATGCTGTTCGCCAAAATGCCGCGCCGCGCCGCAAAACTGGTGTCTGCGCCCGTGTTCTGCACAAGGAATGTGTCCGCATCGACGAAGATCGAGCCGCCCTCGATCAGGCTGCGGCCGTCGCCGCCATCGGGCGTGCCCAGCGCATCGGTATAGTCCGCGTACGTCAGACCCGAGAGGTCTTCCACCATCTGACCGCTCGCCGCGAGGATGGTGTCAGCATAGAGGAACATGCTGCCATCCTGCGACCCGTTGG
The sequence above is a segment of the Croceicoccus naphthovorans genome. Coding sequences within it:
- the cysS gene encoding cysteine--tRNA ligase, producing the protein MTDAPENPLTLFNSLTRSAEPFVPVHPGEARVYSCGPTVYNYPHIGNMRAYVFADTLGRVLSWEGYDLTHVINITDVGHLTDDADAGEDKMEKMAAQKAQSGEQVTIWDIARHYTEAYWADVKALNIRQPAQWTIATDFIEEMLDFANQIAPKHCYELESGLYFDVSTVADYGRLARAVTEEGEGRIEAVDGKRNAADFAIWRKTPAGEKRQMEWDSPWGRGAPGWHLECSVMSGKVLGFPFDIHTGGIDHREIHHPNEIAQNQAFCECGALSDAANSGANIWMHNNFLVERSGKMSKSSGEFLRLQLLIDKGYHPLAYRMLCLQAHYRSELEFSWDGLGAALVRLKRLLGSARGLLEVVTDGATLASVRATVTHQKLTPLIEKFDAALADDLNTAVALTVLEEAIAVKKVDQEQKASLVGAMLSALGLPVLPREDFRIRPKSATIDESEIEAAMERRKAARAEKDFATSDAIRDELAAKGVEVMDGDPLGWEWKLA